In a single window of the Coriobacteriia bacterium genome:
- the obgE gene encoding GTPase ObgE: protein MFVDEAKIHVKGGDGGAGCKSFRREAHVPRGGPDGGDGGRGGDVLVQADPGLSTLLDFHYKRHFKAQRGQHGKGSDRDGAAGEDLVLKVPLGTVVRDAESGEVIADLTHPGQRAVVAEGGRGGRGNTHFTTPTRRAPAFAELGEPAEERWIAVELKLLADVALVGFPNAGKSSIIARISAARPKIGDYPFTTLVPNLGVVRAGERSFVAADVPGLIEGASTGAGLGHAFLRHIERTALIVHVVDLTGGYEGRDPVEDVVAVDRELELHSEDLAHRPKVVAGNKSDAPGAAEASRRLASWCEERELPYFEVSALTGAGLDQLVLAVGERVFRTRTEAATAGERYEKVYSAPRRAAEPFEVRREGGGWLVRGRDVERMVIMTDMDNEEAVAYLQRRLNRVGVERALAEAGAREGDQVTIAAVAFDFAPSGTLETEASGSGEGEE, encoded by the coding sequence ATGTTCGTCGACGAGGCCAAGATACACGTCAAGGGCGGTGACGGAGGGGCGGGGTGCAAGTCGTTCCGCCGTGAGGCACATGTCCCCAGGGGCGGTCCCGACGGCGGCGACGGAGGCCGCGGGGGCGACGTGCTCGTCCAGGCCGACCCGGGTCTGTCCACCCTCCTGGACTTCCACTACAAGCGGCACTTCAAGGCGCAGCGCGGACAGCACGGCAAGGGTTCGGACCGCGACGGCGCAGCAGGTGAGGACCTCGTGCTCAAGGTGCCGCTGGGCACCGTCGTCCGTGACGCGGAGAGCGGCGAGGTGATCGCCGACCTGACGCACCCTGGGCAGCGGGCGGTGGTGGCCGAGGGCGGCCGCGGCGGGCGCGGCAACACGCACTTCACGACCCCGACGCGCAGGGCGCCGGCCTTCGCGGAGCTGGGCGAGCCCGCCGAGGAGCGCTGGATAGCGGTCGAGCTCAAACTGCTCGCCGACGTGGCGCTCGTCGGCTTCCCGAACGCGGGGAAGTCTTCGATCATCGCCAGGATCAGCGCCGCGCGGCCCAAGATCGGCGACTACCCGTTCACGACCCTCGTGCCGAACCTGGGCGTGGTGAGGGCGGGCGAGCGCAGCTTCGTCGCCGCCGACGTCCCCGGCCTCATCGAGGGGGCGAGCACCGGCGCGGGGCTCGGGCACGCGTTCCTGCGGCACATCGAGCGCACGGCGCTGATCGTGCACGTCGTCGACCTGACCGGCGGCTACGAGGGGCGCGATCCGGTCGAGGACGTGGTCGCCGTCGACCGGGAGCTCGAGCTTCACTCCGAGGACCTCGCGCACCGGCCGAAGGTGGTCGCGGGCAACAAGTCCGACGCTCCCGGCGCCGCCGAGGCCTCCCGGCGCCTCGCCTCCTGGTGCGAGGAGCGGGAGCTGCCGTACTTCGAGGTCTCGGCGCTCACGGGCGCGGGGCTCGATCAGCTCGTCCTGGCCGTCGGCGAGCGGGTGTTCCGGACGAGGACCGAAGCGGCCACGGCGGGCGAGCGCTACGAGAAGGTGTACTCGGCGCCCAGACGAGCGGCCGAGCCCTTCGAGGTGAGGCGCGAAGGCGGAGGATGGCTCGTGAGGGGGCGCGACGTCGAGCGTATGGTGATCATGACGGACATGGACAACGAGGAGGCCGTCGCCTACCTGCAGCGGCGGCTGAACCGGGTCGGCGTGGAGAGAGCGCTCGCGGAGGCGGGCGCGCGAGAGGGCGACCAGGTTACGATAGCGGCGGTGGCATTCGACTTCGCGCCTTCGGGGACCCTCGAGACCGAGGCGTCGGGGTCCGGCGAAGGCGAGGAGTGA
- a CDS encoding Rne/Rng family ribonuclease, translating to MSEILREMLVSHDMSETRVALLEDRELVELYVERPKRSVVGNVYLGKVKDVLPGMQAAFVDIGLEKNAFLYVDEVVAPEGLEDLPRREISALLKPGQQIMVQVLKDAMGTKGARVTTEVTLPGRFLVLMPFSEFVGVSRKLPEDERERLREVVESHVREGLGVIIRTAAQGCSDKDVVGDLEFLLRLWKRVRHQAHEGLAPEVVYTEMDLPLRMVRDVFGEEYKRLVVDDRQLNEKIVSFLKKTSPHLVRRVVQYRDRVPLFGQYALQARIDSAIHRRVDLPSGGHLTIDKTEALTAIDVNTGRFVGRKNLEDTVLRTNLEAADEAVRQLRLRDIGGIIVIDFIDMEDSFHRTDVLRRLVKALERDRTKTRVSEISKLGLVEMTRKNVTDGLYGMLTEPCPHCGGEGRVLSEATRRITVERKMREILRAGKSSAYLFGLNPETLALVRAPGHNAVAALKAETGRQLSVVADPDCGPTDVRVLIEGRGGTLQAVE from the coding sequence GTGTCGGAGATCCTCAGAGAGATGCTCGTCTCGCACGACATGAGCGAGACGCGCGTCGCGCTGCTCGAGGACCGGGAGCTCGTAGAGCTCTACGTGGAGCGGCCGAAGCGCAGCGTGGTAGGCAACGTCTACCTCGGCAAGGTGAAAGACGTGCTGCCCGGGATGCAGGCGGCCTTCGTGGACATCGGGCTGGAGAAGAACGCGTTCCTCTACGTGGACGAGGTCGTGGCGCCCGAGGGGCTCGAGGACCTGCCGCGGCGCGAGATCAGCGCCCTGCTCAAGCCCGGTCAGCAGATCATGGTGCAAGTGCTCAAGGACGCGATGGGCACGAAGGGCGCCCGCGTGACCACGGAGGTCACGTTGCCGGGCCGCTTCCTCGTGCTGATGCCGTTCTCGGAGTTCGTCGGCGTCTCGCGCAAGCTGCCCGAGGACGAGCGGGAGCGCCTGCGGGAGGTCGTGGAGAGCCACGTCCGCGAGGGACTCGGGGTCATCATCCGTACCGCCGCGCAGGGCTGCTCGGACAAGGACGTCGTCGGCGACCTCGAGTTCCTCCTGCGGCTGTGGAAACGGGTGCGGCACCAGGCGCACGAAGGACTGGCCCCCGAGGTCGTCTACACCGAGATGGACCTGCCGTTGCGCATGGTACGGGACGTCTTCGGCGAGGAGTACAAGAGGCTGGTCGTGGACGACCGGCAGCTCAACGAGAAGATCGTCTCCTTCCTGAAGAAGACGTCGCCGCATCTGGTCCGGCGCGTGGTCCAGTACCGGGACCGCGTGCCGCTGTTCGGCCAGTACGCCCTGCAGGCCCGGATCGACTCGGCCATCCACCGGCGGGTGGACCTGCCCTCGGGCGGGCACCTGACGATCGACAAGACGGAGGCGCTGACGGCGATCGACGTGAACACGGGTCGCTTCGTGGGCCGCAAGAACCTCGAGGACACGGTGTTGCGCACGAACCTGGAGGCCGCCGACGAGGCCGTCCGCCAGCTCCGTCTGCGCGACATCGGCGGCATCATCGTCATCGACTTCATCGACATGGAGGACTCGTTCCATCGGACGGACGTCCTGCGCCGCCTGGTCAAGGCGCTGGAACGCGACCGCACCAAGACGCGGGTCTCCGAGATCAGCAAGCTCGGGCTGGTGGAGATGACGCGCAAGAACGTCACCGACGGCCTCTACGGGATGCTGACCGAGCCCTGCCCGCACTGCGGGGGCGAGGGGAGGGTCCTCTCCGAGGCCACACGACGGATCACCGTCGAGCGCAAGATGCGCGAGATACTGCGGGCGGGCAAGTCGTCCGCATACCTCTTCGGCCTGAACCCCGAGACCCTGGCGCTCGTCCGCGCGCCGGGTCACAACGCGGTGGCGGCGCTGAAGGCCGAGACCGGCCGGCAGCTCTCGGTCGTGGCCGACCCCGACTGCGGCCCCACCGACGTGCGGGTGCTGATCGAGGGACGCGGAGGGACGCTACAGGCCGTCGAATAG
- the rpmA gene encoding 50S ribosomal protein L27: MAHKKGLGSTKNGRDSKAKRLGVKRFAGQIVTTGTIIVRQRGTHLKPGDNVGRGGDDTLFALVDGTVDFTKGKDRKVHVRPLEG, from the coding sequence ATGGCTCATAAGAAGGGTCTCGGTTCCACCAAGAACGGCCGCGACTCCAAGGCCAAGCGCCTGGGCGTCAAGCGGTTCGCCGGTCAGATCGTCACCACCGGCACGATCATCGTGCGCCAGCGCGGCACCCACCTCAAGCCCGGCGACAACGTCGGACGGGGCGGAGACGACACGCTGTTCGCGCTGGTGGACGGGACCGTAGACTTCACCAAGGGCAAGGACCGCAAGGTCCACGTGCGACCGCTCGAGGGCTGA
- the rplU gene encoding 50S ribosomal protein L21, whose product MYAVVSSGGKQLKVVEGAEAVVEKLDAAVGESVELDVVFIADGDEIVVDASTLSSASVTAEVVEHFKDDKVVVFKFKKRKGYRRTKGHRQSLTRVRVTGIAGPAPTKPARKKEPAGKAEPAKASAAAEEKPKRTRAKKAAEGEAPARSAESGE is encoded by the coding sequence ATGTACGCTGTCGTCTCTTCAGGCGGTAAGCAGCTGAAGGTCGTCGAAGGCGCGGAGGCCGTCGTCGAGAAGCTCGACGCCGCGGTCGGAGAGAGCGTCGAACTCGACGTCGTCTTCATCGCCGACGGCGACGAGATCGTCGTGGACGCGTCCACTCTGTCCTCGGCGAGCGTGACGGCAGAGGTCGTCGAGCACTTCAAGGACGACAAGGTCGTCGTGTTCAAGTTCAAGAAGCGCAAGGGCTACAGGCGCACCAAGGGGCATCGCCAGAGCCTGACGCGGGTGCGGGTGACCGGCATCGCGGGACCGGCTCCGACGAAGCCCGCGCGTAAGAAGGAGCCGGCCGGCAAGGCCGAGCCCGCGAAGGCGAGCGCCGCCGCCGAGGAGAAGCCGAAGCGCACGCGCGCGAAGAAGGCGGCGGAGGGCGAAGCCCCCGCCCGGTCCGCCGAGTCAGGCGAGTAG